In Spirochaeta isovalerica, one DNA window encodes the following:
- the priA gene encoding replication restart helicase PriA — MEDKIVEVAFNTPVNQSFSYKWTGDGEVKIGCRITAPFGRRKLTGWVIGLPEAAPSGFELKEIEKVVDGEPLFDEDLLELARWLASLSLCSLGEALAVMLPGGRQERDIPALGLDDPVDASGDMRLSEEQTVALEEIRKEKGGFYYLYGITGSGKTEVFLQAAREAIDRGESVIYLVPEISLTHQLVDVIRGRFDCGSAVLHSHLTPSQKLKEWRRIQSGEALLVIGARSAVFAPVKNPGLIIIDEEHENSYKSGSTPRYHGRQVAMKRCRTSGASLIMGSATPSVEAWHLMEKKVIKKLTLTKRLAGGGLPEITVIDMKDKKGVLSPELIGAIRETHNRGKQTILFLNRRGFSYFFHCRSCGYEMKCRNCSVSLTYHKNSDFMVCHYCGYKVRPVHTCPECSSLDVGYSGFGTEQIEEEVQRLFPDLTVSRLDTDSASKKGVMQETLKAFRKGESHILLGTQMVAKGLNFPDVSLVGIVLADTGLNLPDFRASERTFSLITQVAGRAGRFSDDGKVYIQTFKPGTDAVRNAAEGNIDEFYSRELELRHMLDFPPFCRLFRIVFRGKNPGEVKEAAFSFSRELMKVNSGTFELLGPSECPLSIISGNHRFQILLRSGDFSGTHARLEKVYRNSRFPSRIYCEIDIDPLSLL; from the coding sequence TTGGAAGATAAGATCGTCGAGGTCGCCTTTAACACACCGGTCAACCAGAGTTTCTCCTATAAGTGGACCGGAGACGGAGAAGTGAAGATCGGTTGCCGGATAACCGCTCCTTTCGGAAGGCGCAAACTGACCGGCTGGGTGATCGGCCTGCCGGAAGCCGCCCCTTCGGGATTCGAGCTGAAGGAAATCGAGAAAGTCGTTGACGGCGAACCTCTTTTTGATGAGGACCTGCTGGAACTGGCCCGGTGGCTGGCTTCTCTGTCTCTCTGTTCTCTTGGCGAAGCACTTGCCGTCATGCTGCCCGGCGGCCGTCAGGAGAGAGACATTCCCGCTTTAGGTCTTGATGATCCCGTCGATGCCTCCGGGGACATGCGGCTTTCCGAGGAGCAGACCGTCGCACTGGAGGAAATCCGGAAAGAGAAAGGCGGGTTTTACTATTTATACGGCATAACCGGTTCCGGGAAAACGGAAGTGTTTCTTCAGGCGGCCCGCGAAGCCATTGATCGCGGCGAGTCTGTCATATATCTGGTACCGGAAATATCCCTTACCCACCAGCTGGTCGATGTCATCAGGGGGCGTTTTGATTGCGGAAGCGCCGTATTGCATTCCCATCTGACTCCATCGCAGAAACTCAAAGAATGGCGGAGAATCCAGAGCGGCGAAGCCCTGCTGGTTATCGGGGCCAGAAGTGCCGTATTCGCTCCCGTGAAAAATCCCGGGCTGATCATTATTGATGAGGAACACGAAAACTCCTACAAATCCGGTTCGACGCCCCGCTATCACGGTCGGCAGGTCGCCATGAAGCGGTGCCGAACCTCCGGCGCGTCTCTGATTATGGGTAGCGCCACTCCTTCGGTGGAAGCCTGGCATCTCATGGAAAAAAAGGTGATTAAAAAGCTGACTCTGACGAAGAGGCTGGCCGGCGGAGGATTGCCGGAAATCACCGTTATCGATATGAAGGATAAGAAAGGAGTCCTGTCCCCCGAGCTCATCGGCGCCATAAGGGAGACGCATAACCGGGGCAAACAGACCATTCTGTTTCTCAACAGAAGAGGGTTCTCCTATTTCTTTCACTGCCGCAGCTGTGGATATGAGATGAAGTGCCGTAATTGCTCGGTCTCTCTGACCTATCATAAGAACAGTGATTTCATGGTCTGCCATTATTGCGGCTACAAGGTGAGGCCGGTGCACACCTGTCCCGAATGTTCATCGCTTGATGTGGGATATTCGGGATTCGGAACCGAACAGATTGAGGAGGAAGTCCAGCGTCTTTTTCCCGATCTGACAGTCAGCCGGCTCGATACGGACAGCGCTTCAAAAAAAGGGGTGATGCAGGAAACGCTTAAGGCATTCAGAAAGGGAGAATCCCATATCCTTCTGGGGACGCAGATGGTTGCCAAAGGCTTGAATTTTCCCGATGTCAGTCTGGTGGGGATCGTTCTGGCCGATACGGGACTCAATCTTCCCGATTTCCGGGCTTCGGAGCGGACTTTTTCCCTCATTACCCAGGTCGCCGGTCGCGCGGGACGTTTTTCCGATGACGGAAAGGTCTATATCCAGACTTTCAAACCCGGTACCGATGCTGTAAGAAACGCGGCGGAAGGTAATATTGATGAGTTTTACAGCCGGGAGCTGGAACTGCGCCACATGCTTGATTTTCCCCCTTTCTGTCGTCTGTTCAGAATCGTATTCCGGGGTAAGAATCCGGGAGAAGTAAAAGAAGCGGCTTTCTCCTTCTCCCGGGAACTGATGAAAGTGAATAGCGGGACTTTCGAGCTCCTCGGACCGTCTGAATGCCCTCTGTCGATTATCTCGGGCAATCACCGTTTTCAGATCCTTCTGCGCAGCGGGGATTTTTCCGGAACCCACGCCAGGCTGGAAAAGGTCTATCGCAACAGCCGCTTCCCCTCCCGCATTTACTGTGAAATAGATATTGATCCCCTTTCTTTGCTGTAA
- a CDS encoding uracil-DNA glycosylase family protein — MNQRQIFTEYWKILDDFEDYMNGGFSVEKGEIPHFKLQLKVDLPKDPGECRACSLHEHNELRAPYPSGEKKKLLIVNRSLPRALAEEGRHFTADENLFLSKWLEAIDLELERDCAVIARVSCPVKDPAKPGSEALGACLPYFERTLKAVEPIAVLQLGLDEEGSLAGRTGDIPLFRTYHPSDVLINGKLKRPVWESLKQLKGALVGR; from the coding sequence ATGAATCAGAGACAGATCTTTACTGAATACTGGAAAATCCTCGATGATTTCGAGGATTATATGAACGGCGGTTTCTCCGTTGAAAAGGGAGAGATTCCCCACTTTAAATTGCAGCTGAAAGTGGATCTTCCGAAGGACCCCGGGGAGTGCAGGGCCTGCTCCCTCCATGAGCACAATGAGCTGCGGGCCCCCTATCCTTCAGGAGAGAAAAAAAAGCTGCTTATTGTCAACAGATCTCTTCCCCGGGCGCTTGCAGAGGAAGGGCGGCATTTTACTGCCGACGAGAATCTTTTTCTCTCCAAATGGCTGGAAGCTATCGATCTCGAACTGGAACGGGATTGCGCCGTTATCGCCCGGGTCTCCTGTCCCGTTAAAGATCCCGCGAAACCCGGAAGCGAGGCCCTCGGAGCCTGCCTTCCCTATTTCGAGAGAACCCTGAAAGCGGTGGAGCCGATCGCCGTTCTCCAGCTGGGCCTCGATGAAGAAGGCTCTCTTGCCGGCAGAACGGGGGACATTCCCCTATTCAGAACATATCATCCTTCAGACGTTCTCATAAACGGAAAATTGAAGCGGCCCGTCTGGGAAAGCCTGAAACAACTCAAAGGTGCGCTTGTTGGAAGATAA
- the truA gene encoding tRNA pseudouridine(38-40) synthase TruA, which translates to MKTTRNIRIDISYDGTDFQGWQIQSKGRTVQGEIEKALKALHRKETPLIGSGRTDSGVHATCQVANFHSDLASIPPQKFREAVNSHLPKDIRIMKSFQVDDEFHARYDARLRIYKYYLLHSDAGHAHLRNYCYLTRGKFDIRQLNRLAAPLVGVHDFTTFAAVKDENESKVRHISSASFYPEGNFIVFRIAGNAFLWRMVRSLTGTILQLAEAGEDGAAMAELLASKDRNSAGPTAPARGLFLHRVLYESETDLY; encoded by the coding sequence TTGAAAACAACCCGTAATATCCGGATCGACATTTCATACGATGGCACCGATTTTCAGGGCTGGCAGATTCAGAGCAAAGGGAGAACGGTACAGGGGGAAATCGAAAAAGCCCTGAAAGCCCTTCACCGGAAGGAAACACCGCTCATCGGATCGGGCAGGACTGATTCGGGTGTCCATGCCACGTGCCAGGTTGCCAATTTCCACAGTGACCTCGCTTCCATTCCTCCCCAGAAGTTCCGCGAGGCCGTGAATTCTCATCTGCCCAAAGATATCCGCATCATGAAAAGTTTTCAGGTGGACGATGAATTTCACGCCCGGTACGATGCAAGGCTCAGAATATACAAGTATTACCTGCTCCACAGCGATGCGGGTCATGCCCACTTGAGGAATTATTGTTATCTTACCAGGGGGAAATTTGACATCCGGCAGCTTAACCGTCTTGCCGCGCCGCTGGTGGGCGTCCATGATTTTACGACTTTTGCCGCAGTTAAAGATGAAAACGAATCGAAAGTCCGCCATATTTCCAGCGCTTCTTTCTATCCCGAAGGAAATTTTATTGTTTTCCGCATAGCCGGCAACGCTTTTCTCTGGAGGATGGTCCGCTCTCTGACCGGAACCATTCTGCAGCTGGCGGAAGCCGGCGAAGACGGGGCGGCGATGGCGGAACTCCTCGCTTCAAAAGACAGGAATTCCGCAGGGCCGACAGCTCCGGCAAGAGGCTTATTTTTACATAGGGTGTTGTATGAATCAGAGACAGATCTTTACTGA
- a CDS encoding DUF2225 domain-containing protein, which produces MAENPKISFFAKNKTVCPVCGTEFYRENLLSGGGRMNAGQLTLEMHRLYEPTQKFGKVYPLLYPVAVCPECFTAAFEKDFLEMENATVTRLQSTRNDRKGSVEKLFPGIDFTQNRGLKEGIASYILAMITYDSFPAEFTPTFKQAMCTLRAAWLCRHQEEEEPGENFDYLARIFYRKASFFYRQVVENEQTGKESVETIGNFGPDIDNNYGFDGVMYLAGLLEFYYGPRENVQVRLQRLKNSMTVVSRIVGMRKSSKSKPSTLVENAIELHGKIKEEIKKLENNP; this is translated from the coding sequence ATGGCTGAAAATCCCAAAATTTCATTCTTCGCAAAAAACAAAACGGTCTGTCCGGTTTGCGGAACCGAATTCTACCGGGAGAATCTCCTTTCGGGGGGAGGGCGGATGAACGCGGGGCAGCTGACACTCGAGATGCACCGCCTCTATGAACCGACACAGAAATTCGGCAAGGTATATCCTCTGCTGTATCCCGTGGCTGTTTGTCCCGAATGTTTTACAGCCGCATTCGAAAAAGATTTTCTGGAGATGGAGAACGCAACAGTCACCCGCCTCCAATCGACCCGGAATGACAGAAAGGGGAGTGTGGAAAAGCTTTTCCCCGGCATCGACTTTACTCAGAACAGAGGATTGAAAGAGGGCATAGCCTCCTATATACTGGCCATGATCACCTATGATTCTTTTCCTGCCGAATTTACTCCGACTTTCAAACAGGCCATGTGCACTTTGCGTGCCGCCTGGCTCTGCCGTCATCAGGAAGAGGAGGAGCCGGGAGAGAATTTCGACTATCTTGCCAGAATCTTCTACCGGAAGGCTTCGTTTTTCTATCGCCAGGTAGTAGAGAATGAACAGACGGGAAAAGAATCGGTTGAAACAATCGGCAATTTCGGACCTGATATCGACAATAACTACGGTTTCGACGGGGTGATGTACCTCGCCGGTCTTCTCGAGTTTTATTACGGCCCGAGAGAAAATGTTCAGGTCCGCCTGCAGAGATTGAAAAACTCCATGACCGTAGTTTCACGTATTGTAGGAATGAGGAAATCATCCAAATCAAAACCGTCCACTCTCGTGGAGAACGCCATAGAACTGCACGGGAAAATTAAAGAGGAAATTAAGAAGCTTGAAAACAACCCGTAA
- the acpS gene encoding holo-ACP synthase, translating into MIFGTGIDLAEIRRFEKWINDSGFTDKYFAPEEMAYIRSRGKGAVNSLAAGYAAKEALCKALGSGFDGLPLKEITVLRDEKGKPGFRLGSEVQRRVEACGKNPVVHLSLSHEAGLAVAQVIIEVDNG; encoded by the coding sequence GTGATATTCGGAACGGGAATTGATTTGGCGGAGATCCGCCGTTTTGAAAAATGGATAAATGACAGCGGCTTTACGGACAAATATTTTGCTCCTGAAGAGATGGCTTATATCCGCTCCCGGGGGAAAGGCGCAGTGAACTCTCTCGCCGCCGGATACGCCGCCAAAGAAGCCCTTTGCAAAGCATTGGGCTCGGGTTTTGACGGTCTCCCCCTTAAAGAAATAACCGTTTTGAGAGATGAAAAAGGAAAACCCGGTTTTCGTCTCGGCAGTGAGGTACAAAGACGGGTCGAGGCCTGCGGGAAAAATCCTGTCGTGCATCTCTCTCTGTCCCATGAAGCTGGTCTGGCTGTAGCTCAGGTAATAATTGAGGTGGACAATGGCTGA
- a CDS encoding CdaR family protein has product MLKRSFFLHLVDNWPVKVLSLFAAIVLFALYRINTLEERFFTLPLQVLINENYVAVDNTVEKVRVRIRGNQEEIYSVLEEDIEVYIDLKSRTIEGEFQAPILIRKSGSALNVKNLEINVDPINARTHLEKKLTRSIPVQPKLSGFPLAGYEMEQYLVTPSQVTVTGPRSQVEDLQFIPTEDIDLMGRYEDFSVRSRLIHVSDDISFLAGDVIEFSGFISEKILIRAISDIDIVVVDLADNLLINELLPDATIQIQGTQQRMDRVKLQNLQFTVDCSRIRLPGKYTLPVMVEVPDDLTVLSYSPTRVEISVINISETDGAGQ; this is encoded by the coding sequence ATGTTGAAACGTTCCTTTTTTCTTCACCTGGTCGATAACTGGCCTGTAAAAGTACTCAGTCTTTTTGCTGCGATCGTTCTCTTCGCTCTCTATCGGATCAATACGCTGGAAGAGCGGTTTTTCACACTCCCTCTCCAGGTTCTGATCAATGAGAATTATGTCGCCGTAGATAATACGGTCGAAAAAGTGAGGGTCCGCATACGGGGAAACCAGGAGGAGATTTATTCCGTGCTGGAAGAGGATATCGAAGTGTATATCGACCTGAAATCCCGGACAATCGAAGGGGAATTCCAGGCTCCTATTCTGATCCGTAAATCCGGTTCGGCTCTCAATGTCAAAAACCTGGAAATAAATGTGGACCCCATAAACGCCCGCACCCATCTGGAGAAGAAGCTGACGCGATCCATTCCGGTCCAGCCCAAACTGAGTGGTTTTCCCCTGGCGGGATATGAGATGGAGCAGTATCTCGTAACACCTTCACAGGTTACCGTTACGGGGCCGCGGTCACAGGTCGAGGATCTGCAGTTTATCCCCACGGAGGATATTGACCTCATGGGTCGATATGAGGATTTCTCCGTCCGGTCGAGATTGATACACGTCAGCGATGACATTTCCTTTCTGGCCGGCGATGTCATTGAGTTTTCCGGTTTTATTTCCGAAAAGATTCTGATCCGGGCCATCTCCGATATCGATATCGTCGTTGTCGATCTGGCCGATAATCTCCTCATCAACGAGCTGCTGCCCGATGCGACGATTCAGATCCAGGGTACCCAGCAGAGGATGGACAGAGTCAAACTGCAGAACCTTCAATTCACGGTAGATTGCTCACGTATCAGGCTGCCCGGAAAGTACACACTTCCGGTCATGGTTGAAGTTCCCGATGATCTGACGGTGCTCAGTTACTCTCCGACCAGAGTAGAGATAAGCGTTATAAATATTTCGGAAACCGATGGAGCCGGCCAGTGA
- the cdaA gene encoding diadenylate cyclase CdaA: MNWFTDISVIREIIRPLLDILLLAVIIYKTYSILEETRAIQLIKGAVIILLIYAVAYFLQLNTMLWILQMLAPGIVIGLAIVFQPELRKIFTSIGQGDLFTLQSRSKPFLVESVLNAVEILSKMKRGALIIFSRKVGLKHIADTGTKINGDLTTNLITSIFSHDTALHDGAVIIAGGKIVAAGCFLPLANEPDLQKSLGTRHRAGLGMASESDAVVLILSEETGAKSLAYDGTIYYDLETDDIRRELKKLLQFSDEIKEEQTV; encoded by the coding sequence ATGAACTGGTTTACCGACATTTCAGTCATTCGGGAGATAATCCGGCCGCTCCTCGATATTCTGCTTCTGGCGGTCATAATTTATAAAACTTACAGCATACTCGAAGAGACGCGGGCGATCCAGCTTATCAAAGGGGCTGTTATCATCCTTCTCATTTACGCTGTCGCCTATTTTCTCCAGCTGAATACCATGCTCTGGATACTGCAGATGCTGGCTCCCGGAATCGTCATCGGTCTGGCCATCGTCTTCCAGCCCGAATTGAGAAAAATATTCACATCAATAGGGCAGGGGGACCTGTTCACTCTTCAGTCCCGGTCGAAGCCCTTTCTTGTGGAATCGGTTCTCAACGCCGTGGAAATCCTTTCAAAAATGAAGAGAGGGGCTTTGATTATTTTCTCCCGGAAAGTCGGTCTCAAGCATATTGCCGATACAGGGACTAAAATCAATGGCGACCTGACAACGAACCTTATCACGTCCATTTTTTCCCACGATACGGCTCTCCACGACGGTGCGGTCATTATTGCCGGGGGGAAAATCGTCGCGGCGGGCTGTTTTCTGCCTCTGGCCAACGAACCGGATCTTCAGAAAAGCCTGGGAACGCGGCATCGCGCCGGATTGGGAATGGCTTCGGAATCTGATGCCGTCGTCCTGATCCTTTCCGAAGAGACGGGTGCCAAATCCCTGGCTTATGACGGAACGATCTATTATGATCTGGAGACAGATGATATCCGGCGGGAATTGAAAAAACTCCTCCAGTTTTCCGATGAGATCAAGGAGGAGCAGACCGTATAA
- the folP gene encoding dihydropteroate synthase, whose product MGKTLAELIREEAPLVMGIINCTPDSFYEGSRKQVVEDALAAARMMIREGAHILDIGGESSRPGSAYVSAEEELRRVVPVIKAIRSESDILISIDTRKAVVARAAVTAGADIVNDISALADDPELGAFAAEQKLPVILMHMKGTPETMQNDPFYEDAVAAVKKSLSEAVERALSAGIDRENIILDPGIGFGKRPEDNLDLIKGIQELKKSGFPLLIGLSRKRFIGHITGRDAADRMAGTLSANLFSAMEGADILRVHDVPETVDALKMLKALL is encoded by the coding sequence ATGGGAAAAACTCTAGCTGAACTGATCAGGGAAGAAGCGCCTCTTGTCATGGGCATTATCAACTGCACGCCCGACTCCTTTTACGAGGGAAGCCGGAAACAGGTTGTTGAGGATGCTCTGGCTGCAGCGAGGATGATGATCCGCGAAGGTGCGCATATTCTCGATATCGGCGGCGAGTCAAGCCGCCCAGGTTCCGCTTACGTATCAGCCGAGGAGGAACTCAGACGCGTCGTTCCCGTAATCAAAGCCATCCGGTCCGAATCAGACATTCTCATTTCCATAGATACGCGCAAAGCTGTCGTCGCCCGGGCTGCCGTGACGGCGGGAGCAGACATTGTCAATGATATTTCAGCACTGGCCGACGATCCCGAACTGGGCGCGTTCGCGGCGGAACAGAAACTGCCTGTAATCCTCATGCACATGAAGGGGACTCCGGAAACCATGCAGAATGACCCTTTTTACGAAGATGCGGTGGCGGCGGTAAAAAAATCCCTGTCCGAAGCGGTCGAAAGGGCTCTTTCCGCGGGTATAGACAGGGAAAACATCATTCTCGATCCGGGCATAGGTTTCGGAAAGCGCCCGGAAGATAATCTCGATCTTATCAAGGGAATACAAGAACTGAAAAAATCCGGTTTTCCTCTGCTGATCGGCCTGTCGAGAAAACGGTTTATCGGACATATTACCGGTCGCGACGCGGCTGACCGTATGGCAGGGACTCTTTCCGCCAATCTCTTTTCGGCAATGGAAGGAGCCGACATTCTCAGGGTTCACGACGTACCCGAGACAGTCGACGCCCTTAAAATGTTAAAGGCCCTTCTATGA
- a CDS encoding DNA topoisomerase IV subunit A, whose amino-acid sequence MAYVQKLFEENFIEYASYVIKDRAIPHIDDGFKPVQRRIIQSLIDTDDGKFNKVANIVGHCMQYHPHGDASIYSALVNLANKDLFIDKQGNFGNVFTGDPASAARYIECRLLPFTKKVLYNPQITEFEPSYDGRRNEPVTFPAKIPLVIILGAEGIAVGMATKILPHNLVEVLEAEIACLEGREFKLYPDFVTGGYCDVSEYKDGNGKVLSRAKIETTKDQKTIIIREIPFGTNTESLIASIEAAARKNKIKIGAINDYTTEEVEIEIKLPRGIHADEVIDGLYAFTDCEVSISTNLLVIRDNTPVIMTVTEVVEYHAKQLLVVLKKELKLEEGQLRDRLHARTLERIFIEERIYKRIEEMKSKEAVYLAVRTGFEPFLNEIKREITEEDIERLLKIPIRRISLYDINKMKKEIEEILARLKEIKYHLANLTEYGIGFLKGILESDGERFVRRAEIESFEKVDIRDAAQKNLKVKYNKETGYLGYDVSNGKVLFDASIYDKVIVIKKDATYMAMNVPDKTFIGKGMLYAGLADKETMESTVFTMVYRNKENEFPYIKRCKITQFIMNKTYELIPEEGELIKFTTKEDVSAVVDFKQQSLMRSLGDTFPVEKYLVKGVKARGVRLKAKEFTSAKFVKTSTIENS is encoded by the coding sequence ATGGCTTACGTACAGAAATTATTTGAAGAGAACTTTATAGAATATGCATCCTACGTTATCAAGGACAGGGCGATCCCCCATATCGACGATGGTTTCAAGCCTGTTCAGCGGAGGATCATCCAGTCGCTTATCGATACGGACGACGGCAAATTCAACAAGGTCGCCAACATCGTGGGCCATTGTATGCAGTACCATCCCCATGGGGACGCGTCCATTTATTCGGCACTGGTCAATCTGGCCAACAAAGATCTGTTTATTGATAAGCAGGGGAACTTCGGAAACGTTTTCACAGGAGACCCCGCATCGGCAGCCAGGTACATCGAATGCCGTCTTCTCCCTTTTACGAAGAAGGTTCTCTACAATCCGCAGATAACCGAATTCGAGCCGTCCTACGACGGCAGGCGGAACGAGCCGGTCACTTTCCCCGCTAAAATCCCTCTGGTCATCATTCTCGGTGCCGAAGGTATCGCCGTCGGTATGGCGACCAAGATTCTTCCCCATAACCTAGTTGAGGTTCTGGAAGCGGAAATCGCCTGTCTCGAAGGCCGTGAGTTCAAGCTCTACCCCGATTTCGTCACGGGAGGCTACTGTGACGTTTCGGAGTATAAGGACGGAAACGGAAAAGTCCTGTCCCGGGCCAAAATAGAGACAACCAAAGATCAGAAGACAATCATAATCCGGGAGATCCCCTTCGGAACCAATACGGAGTCGCTTATCGCCTCTATCGAAGCGGCGGCCCGCAAAAACAAGATCAAGATAGGCGCTATCAACGACTATACGACGGAAGAAGTGGAGATCGAGATCAAGCTTCCCCGTGGGATTCATGCCGATGAAGTGATAGACGGGCTTTACGCTTTTACGGACTGTGAGGTTTCCATCTCCACCAATCTCCTGGTTATCAGGGACAACACGCCTGTCATCATGACAGTGACAGAGGTCGTCGAATACCATGCCAAGCAGCTTCTCGTCGTTCTGAAAAAAGAACTGAAACTGGAGGAGGGACAGCTTCGCGACCGGCTCCATGCGAGAACCCTGGAAAGGATTTTCATCGAAGAGAGAATCTATAAGAGAATCGAGGAGATGAAATCCAAAGAGGCTGTTTACCTGGCTGTCCGGACGGGTTTCGAACCATTCCTGAATGAGATAAAAAGGGAGATTACCGAAGAGGATATCGAACGTCTGCTGAAGATCCCCATCAGAAGAATCTCTCTCTACGATATCAACAAGATGAAGAAAGAGATCGAGGAGATCCTGGCCCGGCTCAAAGAGATCAAGTACCATCTGGCCAATCTGACGGAATACGGAATCGGATTCCTCAAGGGCATTCTGGAAAGCGACGGCGAACGCTTCGTCAGAAGAGCGGAAATCGAGTCTTTTGAAAAAGTGGATATCCGCGACGCCGCACAGAAGAATCTGAAAGTGAAATACAACAAGGAAACCGGGTATCTCGGATATGATGTTTCAAACGGAAAGGTTCTTTTCGACGCGTCCATTTATGACAAAGTCATCGTCATTAAAAAAGATGCCACCTATATGGCCATGAACGTTCCCGACAAGACATTTATCGGCAAGGGGATGCTCTACGCCGGACTGGCCGATAAGGAAACGATGGAGAGCACGGTCTTTACCATGGTTTACCGCAATAAAGAGAACGAATTCCCCTATATCAAGCGCTGTAAAATTACCCAGTTCATCATGAACAAAACCTATGAACTGATACCGGAAGAGGGTGAATTGATCAAATTCACGACCAAAGAGGATGTCTCTGCCGTAGTGGATTTTAAACAGCAGAGCCTCATGCGTTCTCTCGGCGATACCTTTCCCGTTGAGAAATATCTCGTGAAAGGTGTAAAAGCCAGAGGCGTGAGGCTGAAAGCGAAAGAATTTACTTCGGCCAAGTTTGTAAAAACGTCGACAATAGAGAACAGTTAA